A genomic region of Arachis hypogaea cultivar Tifrunner chromosome 5, arahy.Tifrunner.gnm2.J5K5, whole genome shotgun sequence contains the following coding sequences:
- the LOC112802082 gene encoding putative ABC transporter B family member 8, with the protein MGSPPKNKGERKIERGSIAIILRYADCVDVLLMLMGAVGAVGDGMSTNILLIFASRIMNSLGYGNQQQQQQSSGTANNYMSQVEKCSLYFVYLGLAVMLLAFMEGYCWSKTSERQVLRIRYKYLEAVLRQEVGFFESQEATTSEIINSISKDTSLLQEVLSEKVPLFLMHSSSFISGIAFATYFSWRLALVAFPTLVLLIIPGMIYGKYLIYLSKSSAKEYGKANAIVEQALSSIKTIYSFTAERRILVRYSEILERTSRLGIKQGIAKGLAVGSTGLCFAIWAFLAWYGSHLVMYKAESGGRIYAAGICFIMSGQSLGVVLPDLKYLTEASVASKRIFNMIDRKAVIDGEDTTKGIVLDQINGNLDFEHVKFTYRSRPDNLVLNDFNLRVESGKTVALVGASGSGKSTAIALVQRFYDVDEGVVRVDGVDIKRLQLKWLRGKMGLVSQEHALFGTSIKENIMFGKLDATMDEVVAAATAANAHNFVRQLPQGYETKIGERGALLSGGQKQRIAIARAIIKNPVILLLDEATSALDSESELLVQNALDHASLGRTTLVVAHKLSTVRNADVIAVVNAGSIIEIGTHNELITHPNGQYAKLAKLQTQLSFDDQQEISNALSSAARSSAGRTSTARSTSPAIFQKSPIPIDDNTINPESSLVSHPSPSFPRLLSLNAPEWKQCLIGTFSAIAFGSVQPIYALTIGGMISAFFAESHSEMIHRIRTYSLIFTSLSLASITLNLLQHYNFAYMGARLTKRIRQRMLENILTFETAWFDEENNSSGALCSRLSNEASMVKSLVADRVSLLVQTASAVSIAMIIGLAVAWKLALVMIAVQPLTILCFYTRKVLLSTLSSKFIKAQNHSTQIAVEAVYNHRIVTSFGSIQKVLTLFDEAQEAPRKEARKKSWLAGIGMGSAQCLTFMTWALDFWYGGTLVEKKDISAGDVFKTFFVLVSTGKVIAEAGSMTSDLAKSSTAVKSVFDILDRKSLIPKAGDCNNGRKLENMSGKIELKNVDFAYPSRAGTPILRKFCLEVKAGKSIGLVGKSGCGKSTVIALIQRFYDVERGFVKMDNVDIRELDIQWYRQHTALVSQEPVIYSGTVRDNILFGKQDATENEVVEAAKAANAHEFISSLKDGYETECGERGVQLSGGQKQRIAIARAIIRNPTILLLDEATSALDVQSEQVVQEALDRIMVGRTTIVVAHRLNTIKELDSIAYVSEGKVLEQGTYAQLRHKRGAFFNLACHQIQN; encoded by the exons ATGGGTTCACCCCCAAAGAATAAGGGAGAGAGGAAAATAGAGAGAGGTTCCATAGCTATAATCTTGAGATATGCAGATTGTGTTGATGTTTTGCTTATGTTAATGGGTGCTGTTGGAGCAGTTGGAGATGGCATGTCCACAAACATTCTTCTCATCTTCGCTAGCCGCATCATGAACAGCTTAGGATATggcaaccaacaacaacaacaacaaagtagtGGCACTGCCAACAATTACATGTCCCAGGTTGAAAAG TGCAGCTTGTATTTTGTGTACTTGGGACTAGCAGTGATGCTGTTGGCCTTCATGG AAGGGTACTGTTGGAGTAAAACAAGTGAGAGGCAGGTGTTGAGAATTCGGTACAAATATTTGGAAGCTGTTCTAAGACAAGAAGTGGGGTTTTTTGAATCACAAGAAGCAACTACTTCTGAAATCATCAATTCCATATCAAAGGACACTTCTCTCCTCCAAGAAGTCCTAAGTGAAAAG GTGCCACTATTCTTAATgcactcatcatcattcatctCTGGGATCGCTTTTGCCACCTACTTCTCATGGAGGCTGGCCTTAGTAGCATTCCCAACACTTGTTCTTCTCATAATCCCTGGCATGATCTATGGCAAATACCTAATCTATTTGTCAAAGTCATCTGCCAAGGAGTACGGGAAGGCGAACGCCATCGTCGAGCAGGCATTAAGCTCCATCAAAACCATTTATTCGTTCACGGCGGAGAGGAGAATCCTTGTGAGGTATTCAGAGATCTTAGAGAGAACCTCAAGGCTTGGAATCAAGCAAGGGATAGCAAAGGGTTTAGCTGTTGGAAGCACAGGTTTATGCTTTGCAATTTGGGCTTTTCTTGCTTGGTATGGAAGCCATTTGGTTATGTACAAAGCTGAAAGTGGTGGAAGGATCTATGCAGCTGGAATTTGCTTCATTATGAGTGGACA ATCCCTTGGAGTGGTACTTCCAGATTTGAAGTACTTGACAGAAGCATCAGTAGCATCCAAAAGAATTTTCAACATGATTGACAGAAAAGCAGTAATTGATGGTGAAGACACAACAAAGGGAATAGTGCTAGACCAAATTAACGGGAACCTAGACTTCGAACATGTGAAATTCACATACCGTTCAAGACCAGACAACCTCGTACTCAATGACTTCAATCTGAgggttgaatcaggcaaaacggTTGCACTTGTTGGTGCAAGTGGGAGTGGAAAGTCAACGGCAATAGCGTTGGTGCAAAGGTTCTATGATGTGGATGAAGGTGTTGTGAGGGTTGATGGTGTTGACATAAAGAGGTTGCAGTTGAAGTGGTTGAGGGGTAAAATGGGGCTTGTGAGTCAAGAACATGCATTGTTTGGGACATCTATTAAGGAGAATATTATGTTTGGAAAGCTTGATGCTACCATGGATGAGGTTGTTGCTGCTGCTACTGCTGCTAATGCTCATAACTTTGTTAGGCAGCTCCCTCAGGGTTATGAAAccaag ATTGGAGAAAGGGGAGCACTTCTTTCAGGAGGACAAAAGCAGCGAATAGCAATTGCAAGAGCCATCATaaagaatccagtgattcttctTCTTGATGAAGCAACCAGTGCTCTTGACTCTGAATCTGAATTACTTGTCCAAAATGCCCTTGATCATGCCTCATTGGGCAGGACTACATTG GTTGTTGCACACAAGCTATCAACTGTCCGAAATGCAGATGTCATAGCCGTTGTCAACGCCGGTTCCATCATCGAAATCGGCACGCACAACGAGCTCATAACCCATCCAAACGGCCAATATGCAAAGCTAGCAAAACTCCAAACACAACTCAGCtttgatgatcaacaagaaaTATCCAATGCTCTTTCTTCTGCAGCAAGAAGCAGTGCTGGTAGAACCAGCACAGCAAGATCAACAAGCCCTGCAATTTTCCAAAAATCACCAATCCCTATTGATGATAACACCATAAACCCGGAATCATCTCTTGTTTCTCACCCTTCACCTTCTTTTCCAAGGCTTCTATCTCTGAATGCACCTGAATGGAAACAATGTTTAATTGGTACTTTTTCCGCAATAGCTTTCGGCTCAGTGCAGCCCATATATGCCTTAACAATTGGTGGCATGATTTCTGCATTTTTCGCCGAAAGCCATAGTGAAATGATTCACAGAATCAGGACTTACTCTTTGATTTTCACTTCTCTTTCTCTTGCTTCCATCACACTCAACCTCTTGCAGCACTACAATTTCGCATACATGGGAGCAAGATTAACAAAAAGGATACGGCAGAGAATGCTTGAGAATATCTTAACATTCGAAACGGCTTGGTTTGATGAAGAAAATAATTCCAGTGGAGCATTGTGCTCGAGGCTAAGCAATGAGGCTTCCATGGTTAAGTCCCTTGTCGCGGATCGCGTTTCATTGCTGGTTCAAACAGCTTCTGCTGTCAGCATTGCAATGATCATAGGACTCGCCGTGGCGTGGAAGCTCGCTCTTGTGATGATAGCAGTGCAGCCACTCACAATCCTCTGCTTCTACACAAGAAAAGTTCTTCTCTCTACACTCTCATCAAAATTCATCAAGGCACAGAATCATAGCACACAGATTGCAGTTGAAGCAGTGTACAACCACAGAATTGTGACTTCATTTGGAAGCATACAAAAGGTTTTGACATTATTCGATGAAGCGCAGGAGGCGCCAAGGAAGGAGGCGAGGAAGAAGTCGTGGCTGGCCGGGATTGGAATGGGGTCTGCTCAATGCCTAACATTCATGACATGGGCTTTGGATTTCTGGTATGGAGGGACATTGGTGGAGAAGAAGGATATTTCTGCAGGGGATGTGTTTAAGACATTCTTTGTTTTGGTTAGCACTGGGAAGGTCATTGCTGAAGCTGGAAGCATGACTTCTGATCTTGCAAAGTCCTCAACTGCTGTCAAATCTGTTTTTGACATTCTTGACAGGAAATCACTTATTCCCAAG gcTGGTGATTGCAACAATGGAAGAAAGTTGGAAAATATGAGTGGGAAGATAGAATTAAAGAACGTTGATTTCGCCTACCCAAGTAGGGCAGGGACACCGATATTGCGCAAGTTTTGCTTGGAGGTGAAGGCAGGGAAGAGTATTGGGTTAGTTGGAAAGAGTGGTTGTGGAAAATCAACAGTGATTGCATTGATCCAAAGATTCTATGATGTTGAGAGAGGGTTTGTGAAAATGGACAATGTGGACATAAGGGAACTAGATATTCAATGGTATAGGCAGCACACTGCACTTGTTAGCCAAGAACCTGTCATATATTCTGGCACTGTAAGGGATAACATCTTGTTTGGGAAGCAAGATGCAACTGAGAATGAAGTTGTTGAGGCTGCAAAAGCCGCAAATGCTCATGAGTTCATATC ATCATTGAAAGATGGATATGAAACAGAATGTGGAGAAAGGGGAGTGCAACTATCTGGAGGGCAAAAGCAGAGAATAGCAATAGCAAGGGCCATAATAAGGAACCCAACAATATTGCTGCTTGACGAAGCAACAAGTGCACTTGATGTTCAATCAGAACAAGTTGTGCAAGAAGCATTAGACAGGATCATGGTGGGAAGAACCACCATTGTTGTAGCACATAGGCTCAACACCATCAAAGAACTTGACTCGATTGCATATGTCTCAGAGGGTAAGGTTCTTGAGCAAGGAACCTATGCTCAACTTAGGCACAAGAGAGGTGCCTTCTTCAATCTTGCATGCCATCAAATCCAAAATTAG